ACAACCAAATCTGTAAATGGTTTCCCTTTGATCCGTGTTTGATCAGGGACCACTATGCCTGAGTCCAACATTATTCCAAATGATGTCTGTGACCAGTTATCACTTTCTCCCATCCACTTCATAAGAAACGATGAAGATATACTACAAATAGTTCAACTTGTACTCATGCATGAGAGTTTAAAAAAACTTTTACAACACCTCATCAACAGTACCTTGTTTGGGTCAGCCAACAGCACAAGATCGCCAATAAATTATAGTGCTTACCATGTAATGACACTCCTTGTGTCAATCATAACAGAACGAGGGCATGGTGGTATTACCGTGAAACCACAATGAAAGCACCGGTAGACTGTATTATAAAACTGGGGGTATTATTTACTCAATACTCGATTTATTCTGATGTAGCAATGATCTGTGCCTACATAAATACCTTCAGTTTGTGCTGCCATTGGAATGATTGTAAAGAATTCACCAGCATCAAAAGTTTGTCCTCCCATTGGAATGTATATTATTTACTCATTATGCGAACTGTAAAACCATGATATATTGATTAGCTAAATTTCAGTGCAAATTGCAGAAACCACAAATAAAATTCTATAATGGTCGCCAATAATATAGGAATAGACGCATAGTATTACCAGGAAGCGCCCCCAAAATGCCATAGCGATCAGTGCGGCGATGGCCAGTAGGATTGATTTTTTTGGAGCAGTATTCATATAGAGTCCACCAACAGTCAAGAAGAACGGATAAAGCACTGTCAATCGATAGTATGGCAGCAAACCTTCCAAAGGCGGACATAGGAAATATTATGTATGCACTGCAGGCAAACATGCATAACGATCATAAGGCTCCGAAAATTGCTAGAAACAATCACACAACTGGCATTCATGGGATACCAGCAACATGATCTTTGTAGTACCAATCTGGACATGGAAGCAGCTAACTTTTCACGGTCACATGTAAGCAGCGTGGGATGGAGGAATAGGACGCCGGGTAGGAGTACGAGCGGCACTGTCACGGTCACAGGTTCATAGCAGGCCGAGGGGGTGGCGACGGGCGGCGCTCCTTGGGGGGCGGCGATCCNNNNNNNNNNNNNNNNNNNNNNNNNNNNNNNNNNNNNNNNNNNNNNNNNNNNNNNNNNNNNNNNNNNNNNNNNNNNNNNNNNNNNNNNNNNNNNNNNNNNNNNNNNNNNNNNNNNNNNNNNNNNNNNNNNNNNNNNNNNNNNNNNNNNNNNNNNNNNNNNNNNNNNNNNNNNNNNNNNNNNNNNNNNNNNNNNNNNNNNNNNNNNNNNNNNNNNNNNNNNNNNNNNNNNNNNNNNNNNNNNNNNNNNNNNNNNNNNNNNNNNNNNNNNNNNNNNNNNNNNNNNNNNNNNNNNNNNNNNNNNNNNNNNNNNNNNNNNNNNNNNNNNNNNNNNNNNNNNNNNNNNNNNNNNNNNNNNNNNNNNNNNNNNNNNNNNNNNNNNNNNNNNNNNNNNNNNNNNNNNNNNNNNNNNNNNNNNNNNNNNNNNNNNNNNNNNNNNNNNNNNNNNNNNNNNNNNNNNNNNNNNNNNNNNNNNNNNNNNNNNNNNNNNNNNNNNNNNNNNNNNNNNNNNNNNNNNNNNNNNNNNNNNNNNNNNNNNNNNNNNNNNNNNNNNGGGGAGGCGGCAGCGGGGAAGCTTGGGAGGGGGGTGGGGAGGCAGGGAGGGGGCGGCCACAGGGTGGGGAGGGGGTGGCCACGGGGTGGCAACGGCGCGGgaagggtgcggcggcggcggcacggggtgGCACAAGGGGGAAGAAAGAGGAGAGGAGACACAAAGAGAGAGGGCAACGGCAGGCGCGGCCGTTAAGTCAATTTTGAAGCTTTGCGGTCCGCCCCACCTTTGCCATCTTCTAGCGGACGGGAAAGAAAGCTTTGTCGTctactagcggacggcaaagcttctatgccgcccgctagcagacggcaaagagccggcTGACGGCAAAcacgctctttgtcgtccgctagttcTTTGTCGTCGGCCTTCTGAATACTGAtggcaaagacctcctttgccgtcggctagcagacggcaaagatcctgattccagtagtggacattttattttatttttcttgctatttaataaaatacttagatctgaaagtttttaaataagagagagttctcaaatagctacccattgaaCATATAAATCCAGCTACCCAACCCGCCATTCTAGCGCCATCCCCGTTTCAAATTCATCCTAAACACTCGATTTGCCTCTCTGGCCAGCGACGTCGTACCTTTCATCGTGGTGGTAAACATTCGGTCGCTCGTTCTTCTGTACTCCAAGTAACCGGGCTAGAGCGACTGACACATGGGCCAGCCTTGCGCGCGGCCAGCCTCGCAGCGGCCGGTGTGTGCGTGCTTCTGTCCGGGTGAAAAGCAGGGCGAATCGATCGTGGGTTGGCAGGGTGTTTTTTTACAGTCATCGTTTGCACCCAGCGGCCACCCGTGAAAATATCTCCTCTCCCTTGCCTTCTCTCACGTGCTCTCCCCTCCCCTGATCCCCTCCTTCCCTACCGTCACGCCGCCGGCTCCACGCAGCGGCCGACGCGGCCTTCTCTCCCCGGCGCTTGAGGTACAACAGCGGCTGCGGCACTTCTCGGCCCAGCCGGATCCGGTGCAGGTCGCCGGCATCACGCGCCGCGTGCCGTGATTCTGGATCGGGCGCAGATCTTGCCACctatcctcctctctctctcccatgtcgCCATTGTTGCAAGGAGCAGGGGAGATAGGTGCCGAGGACAAGAAGCAACGGGTTGGTCAGGGTGGGCTTGAGCTGCTGGGGAGATGGAGGAGGCCGTCGTGGTTCGTCATGGAGGCGGCGCCGCCGGCAAGCTGGTTGAGGTACGTGTCAGATCCGTTGGTCCTTATAGTTGTTTGTTCTCCTAATCTCCTCACAGGCCATGTGTTTCCCCTTTCTTCCCTCAATGTGACGGGGAATACATCGTTCCTACCTATATTACTACTGGCTTGCAAGCTTTAAGGAGATTTTAATATGTTTGTCATTCATATATCTGGCCTTGTGTGACGATTTTTTTTGTTAATTGCCAATGCTTTATTTCAGAAAACCAAATCTGCACCATGCCGCCTCACCCTCTCAGATTACCGTTTCATCCCTTTGATAGTTTTTTAGGTttgtccttgtccttcttcccttaGCGCTGCACTTTTCTACCCTATATTGTTTACTGCTTATTATCGTGTTAATTCCTTTCTATTCCTGGTTTTTCCAGGTGTcgtgtttgtgtgtttgtttttatgGTGCTGCTTATATGTGTGACTACCGTGTGATCGTATATATATGCTGAAAAGTAAAATGATTTTTCCTTTGCACAATACATAATTTGCAGTGAGATGGTAGTACATCAGTGTATTTACAGGAAAAAACGATGGTCGCATATATGCTGAAAAGAATTAAGGCTGAAAAGAAAGAACATTCATCTACTATTTCTTAATGTATGCTATCGTATATTGCTTCTCTACTTGCTCAAAATCAAATTTGCATCTATGAAAAGGTAAGAAATTAAGGCCAGCGAGATGGCAGTAGATTGGCATGTTTACAGAAAAAACAAATAGCCATGCAAGTTTGAAAGAACATCTTTTTACTATTCCTTGCTATATGCATATTTCCCATCTTCTTCCTTCAGAATCAAATGTGCCTACTAAAGGATAAGAAATGAAGGCTGCAATCTAAGAATACTTTTATTTGCCATTCTGAATTTCTATCACAGCACAGAGGAATGAGGAATGGATACATGAGGCATGGCGTAAGCGTAGGGGTCAGCCAGGGCACGACGCAAGAgtctgcccatctcctctcaaagtTAGTTCTTGCTCTGTCCCCACTACCTCGCCTGCCAACTCTCTGATAGAGTATTTTATTTCTGCAATGTATTATATTCTTTGAAGCAATTGCAAATTTTCCATAGCTTCTTGGCATACTATGGATTTAATTCTTTGCGAGAACAAGCAAAAGATAGTAGCAGTTTCTTTCAGATACAATTTCGGAAAGGTTTGCCGACTAAATGTACAAATATGAGCAAAAGGGGCCATGCTAATTAATGTTGGCCAGGCTCAGGAGTAAAGTTATACAGATTTTGATTTGCAAGTTATTTTGTCCAGCACGAAAGGCACTAATGCGTCCCAAAAACCTAGCGCACAAAGGACCAATCCTTCCCTTCCTCGAGCCCCATTCGAGTCCGCGCCGTTCAGCATCTCCAGCCTCCCCTGCTCCTCGACCCTCCGGCCCCACGGCCTctcgcgccgccgccttcttccctTGACGTCTTCCCCGACGCTCGTGGTGCAGCAGCGGCCATTGCAGTAGGTTAGTTAAGCTTGCTTGCCTAACCTGCTATGGATGAATGGTGTGTCTCACCAGGAAACATTAGATTAATGAATTACGTGGCCTCTACAAATTTCGAAATATTGGTTCGGGATATATTAATTTCCACTCCTTATTGTTCATGGCATAAACAAGCACTATAAAAGGTCACAAGTAGAAACTTAGGTCAAGTTATTTCTGGATGTAGCCTGCTTTGTTCAATTGAAATATATTTGCAACATGAGCTGGTTGTTGATCGTTACTCTCGATTGAGGAATGGGAAAAAAATCACATCTTGTGGTGTTTACTACTTTTTGCATTGTCAAATTGAAAATGTTCTGCAAAAAAATAGTAGGTTTCCCTTTCAATAGTTCATTTTGTCAGTCCAGTTGTATCGACAGTTCATTTTTTGTTGGTCTGGGCATAGCAAGGGAGGTCCCCCATATTTGATGAGTGGCTTGAAGCTGAACTTCTGTATTTACCTGTACTTCCTATGCATCTAATATGACCTATAAATTTAAACAGAATTTCATGAGTTGCAAGTTGCAGCTTATTTTCTTGTACAGTCTTGCTATTTGATTATTCTCCTTATGCCTCCATCCTGTAATATTCTCCCAATGGCCGATCCATGAACTCACAGAAAACATTAGGTTCTATGCCAAGTTGTTGGCACCGTATATATACTGAAAGTGGAGTGGTAATAGTTGAACTTTTTTCTTCCCCTTGTAGTAACACAGACGTCGGTAGCAGGAGAAAGTATGTGACTTGGTTGAGTCAACCAAGAAATATGGTGGTACAATGCACATATTTCCTTCGATGCATGTCTCCGGCGACCCTGAGTATAAATACTGCTATCATTTCTTACTGCACACTCTTTATTCAGAGGTGCTCTGAATTAGAACTCCCCATTGGCATATCTGCAGTTCCATGCTATACATCCCCCAAATGACGAAAATTAAGTTCAGGGGCATGTTTTTTTGTATATGCTTGACTTAACTGGAGCTTAAATTTGTCATTTGTTTAATTACCAATCTGGTTTATTCTTGACTCTTGATTGCAGCCGCTGGAACTGATGGATATTGACATGGGTAACAAAATAGTTGAAAGATTTTGTACCGACGAGGCTCTTGAGACTACAAACATTTCTTCACTCCTTGTACGAAAGGATTCTAGGACTAAGTTATAGGATTTTATATTTTAGTCGGATATTCGTTCTGTTAATATGTGCTCCTGTGCAATTTTTCATAGGCTTCTCTTTCCTTTTTCTGGTTACGATTTACAAAGCTGAGCAATAGTTTCTCTACTAATATAGCTTGTGTGAAAAACATCCGTCTTTAGGATGCTTTTGCGGCATGTGTAACTGCCTCACATTAGCCTATGCTTCTATCCGAGTTGTTTACTACTAAGACCATAATGGATCATGCTTTTTAACTGGCATATAAGTGTTGATGGAAAATGATGTCTTATTTTTTGCCTGGTAAATTTTAATTGGCGCATGCAATCCATGCTTCCCAGTCTTTGGTGACAATGTTGTCAGGCCTAAAAATAGAAGTTTTCGATTTCCTCTCTCTGGTTTTTAGTTGGTTAGATGTTAATGCGTGGAAATGTATATGctgattttttttcctgttttaatAAATTGCTAATATGTGGATCTTGTCTGCTTTGCATGGACTATAGTATATATTCACAGACTTTGTCTGCTTGCTTCAAAACTAAAATGTGACTTTTACTTGCCTATTACCAAAGAAGAT
This portion of the Triticum dicoccoides isolate Atlit2015 ecotype Zavitan chromosome 7A, WEW_v2.0, whole genome shotgun sequence genome encodes:
- the LOC119332811 gene encoding uncharacterized protein LOC119332811; amino-acid sequence: MEEAVVVRHGGGAAGKLVEHRGMRNGYMRHGVSVGVSQGTTQESAHLLSNTKGTNASQKPSAQRTNPSLPRAPFESAPFSISSLPCSSTLRPHGLSRRRLLPLTSSPTLVVQQRPLQ